The DNA region atttttatttcacaatCCTCTCCCTTTCGGCCTTAATTTTGACCAGGATTTGGGAGGCATTTCATCGCAAATTTGTCCCAAGGCGCTAGGAATGCCCATTTCAGGGCACTCAAGGTGCTGTTACTCACCTAGTCCTGCTAACAGTAGCCAAAATCCTCTGGACCAGCTGTCTTACTAGTCTGTCAGCTCCAGGAAATGGTTCCCTcctgttgcttcttcccatatctagagtcaCACTATTACAATCATGGATCTTATAGACTATACAGCAGGTCAATCGTTTCAACTCACTTGGTCATCATTATTTTTCTCATAGGCTCAGTtacacatttggtaatgcaagaaaTAATAACCTtgtaaaataggcagaatacaGGTAATACAGCCAGTGATATTAATAAAGTCATAAGTAAGCATTGTTATCTTCTAAGGAGTTCATGGTTGgcaccagaagaagaaaaattcatcTTTATGGTGGAGCAGGTATTTCTTCCCTTGGGGAGGTCGGGTTAACACAGAATGCAGATGCACAACGCACactagaggggagggaggaggccaaatgggcagagaaaatttttatgttaaatttttctGGTCTTGCCTAAAAATAGCAATTTTACTTCATTACTTCTTAAGATTTTCTTGTCATGGGGACCACCTCCTGGGAGCCCTCCCCATCCACCCAACCTGCCACTGGGTGAAGAACTCATGCTTCACCCCAGGACTGGAGTGAGTGGCAGCCTTGGTGTGGGGGGGTCCTTCCCCTGCCTCTACCCCAGAGCTCTGCTTGCCTGGCCCCTCTGGCCCTGGTGACACAAGGATGCTGGGCTCTGAACATCCTGGCTGGGAGTAAGAGAGGAAGAAGGCTTATGATGCGTTTCTGACCACCAGTTACTGTGAGGGGCTGCTGGTCTGAATGCACAGGAGCACagaggcgcacacacacacacacacacacacacacactcagcacGCACGCAAACACACACCTTTAAAGAGAGGCACCAGGAGCTGGCAGGGCTCCTTTAAGAGCTAGGGGACCAGATACGGGGCACTGGGGTGGGGCGCACCTCTCCTTTCCTAAGGCTGGGCCATTCCCTAGGATTTGGCTGTGGCGGTGGTGGGCAAGCTGGAGGGGTGGGGCGTGGTGGGGGAGAGACTGAGGGAGGGGTGCCTTGAGAGGGTGCTTTGGGTGAGGAGGGAAACCTGCTTGGCAGCGTCTGAGTTCTAGGTAAATTTGGCGCGATTAGGATCTGTGGATTTTGTGGGTTTTcttacttttatctttaaaaggtttaaaaactAACATTATAGATGTGGTAGAAGGGACAAAGCTTCTCTCTGTGATTGACAGCAGGGGCTGATGGGGACCAGAAACTccaggagcttttaaaaaattatgcacaTTTATATAGATGCCATTATCCATGAGTCCCAGAGAAGCAGGATGCAGCAGCAAGAAGCAACTGGCACACAGAAGCACACGTGTGTGCACCACACGCAGTCACTGCAGTGTCTTTGACTATGGCAGCAGCAGTCTCCACCCCATGCAAACCACtccaccaaaaataaaatgagaagaaactTTCCTTCAGAATAAGGCCACCCAGTAATTTGTGACCTcctaaccaggaaaaaaaaaaacaaacccagtcTAACATCAGCTTTAAGGCCGGCAGTGGCCATGTTCTTCTCCCCGCACAGGCAGGACATGCTGTTTTGAACACTGAGGCAGGAGGGCCACATCGCTGCCCCTCACAAACACTGTAGACGGTTGTCTTCAAGACCGTGCAGTTCTCTGCCAGCTCCTCTTTTGATTCCGCAGAGCGTAGTTGGGATGGAAGGCATCCACCCCTGGCTTCCTCTAAGAAGGTCTCTAGGCAGTGGGTTTAAGTAAGCCTGCAAAAATTCTGGAGCCAATTTCAGCTGGGGCTGAGTACCAGCTAGGGCCTAGGGATCCAGGGTCTCTGCTTTTATCCTCCTGTCACTGGAAATCACTGGcctccagagattttttttttcctccactggGAGAAAGGGGTTCAAATCCCTAGCTACCCACGCCACCCCCCCTAAACCTATACACATACACCAACGAAGGCACTGCCAGGGGCACAGGCATGCTTTGGCTGTGAGGCCCCTCCGGAGGCCCAGGGTGTGAACAGCTGCACAGAGGGCTGTGTGATGTGGAGTCAGCACCttaggaggtgggaggggggcggtgggcagaggaggaagaagcTCAGGGTCCCGATgggtcagaagaaagaaaaggggaagaggCGGTCAGGACACAGGAGACGAGAAAACAAAGATGACCAGAAAAGGGCCAAAAAgcagaaaatgtagaaaagatgAGGGCAGCAAGAGAAAGAGGCAAAACAGGATCTGGGCAACCACACAAAACAGGAAGGAGACAGAgcggaaggagggaaggaaacaggAAAGAGAGTGAGATGAATGGGGAAGGATGtgagcagggagagagaggacaGGATGAGGACACCAGGGGACAGAAGAActcagagaaaagtgggaattGGGAGCCCCTGGGGTGATCCTCAGTGCCTGACAAAAACGAGGCAGGCCCAGTACACTGTGTCGGCCACGTAAGTCAGGAGGTTGATGGCTGTCAGGATGGCCACAGCCAGTTGTTGGTCGTAGATGCACATCGTGGAGGGGAGCTCATCACTGCAGCTCACATCGCTGGACCGCTGGGGCTGGCCACCGAACTTCTTGCTGAACTGGTACAGCGGCCAGAGGACCAGGGCACTGGCGTAGAGGAGGACGGAGAGCAGACTCAGCCCCAACAGGAAAATGCAGAAGATGGGCTGCCTATTGTCGCAGTCAACCAAGCCCAGCAGGAGGGCCATGGTCCCCAGGAGGAAGCAGATGGGGTACACGGCCACGCACCACACCAGGGCCGGCTGGGGCTGGCACAGGTGGGGGCTGCAGATGAAGGCGAAGATGACACTGGCCACGAAATTCTGCAGAAGCTTGAGCAGGCTATGCATGGTACCCATTAAACTGGTGAGCTCACCTGGCAGGTAACAGGCCCAGGTCCAGACCACTTCGGTGGCATAAGCCACAGCAGCGATGCAGGAGAATGCGGTGGCAGCGATGGCGTGGTCCCGGGTGGGGCCCTGAGGCAAGAACTGGATGTAGGTGATGGCAAAGACGATGGAGGCCGAGAGGCAGAAGAGGGTGGCGTGGCAGGCATGGTTGATGGAAAAGTTGTACCAGTAGAGGGGGAAGCAGGACTGGAGCCCACATAACTCAACTATGAGGATGATGAGGGTCACGACGAAGCAGAAGCACCAGATGAACAGGTACCAATTACTTATGGCCCCGCTCCAGGTGCCCACGCGGGCCACCAGGGAGAAGGCCACACAGGTGGAGAGCAGCTGCAGGAAGCGGAAGAGTCTCAGGATCCAAAACGGGGAGCCCAGACTGGAGGACGGTGATTCGGAGGGCGTGGTAGTGGACATGGTCACGAGGGTCTCCTCAAAGGCATGGCAGTGGTCTTCGCTGAGGACCCATCAGAGAAAGATCCGGCTCTGGAGGGGATTAAGTCACACGCCTGGAGAAGGCTCAGGGGCCTGTGGTGGCTGAGGCTCAGGATGTGTGGAGTTTGAACCAATGGCTCAGACACTTGGGTAACAGCACAGCCGCTCCAGAGTGATTCTCCCCACACATCATCCTTGGCTTTGTCAGGAGGCTGTCTTATCACAAAGCTCACAGCTGGGTTGGGTCTGGCTTCAAACCCATGAACACttttttttatctctttgagCTGTGGGCCATTATCTACAGAGACAAAGGGTACAATGGTCCCTATCTGCAATCCCACCCCTCCAAGtcaatgaaaatagaaaagaatacttaaaaaattctttggtAACAAGGTTTAACCTGAAAGGACATGAGACAATTTATGGTCTTTGTTTAATTCATTAGTGTGAATGTTCAAAAGTTCAGTTGCAGAAACACTAACGTGTTTGATTACAAGGCACTTTCAGACCCCAGTGGGATGTTATGTCATATAGAGTATATGTACCAAGTCACCTGTCGGAAGCTGCAAAATTGTGAATTCTGTAGCATATCTGATCTGAAGGGTTTCAGAAATGGATTGTGGATTGTACCacttaaccccattttacaggagaCAAAACTAAGGCTTAGGGAATTAAGTCCCTTCTCTAAGGTGGCATGGTTAGGAAGTGGGAACCCCAGATAAAAATGCCAAAGCCATGGGTTTGAACCCTTCGCTCTACAGCCCAGCATTTCAGCAGGGCCCGTTGGTGGGAGCCCAGGACCAAAGCTTGGGCTCTGGGAACCCAGGACACGCCTTCAGGGCCATGGCCTCCTTCCACAGCAACCCGAAGAGACATGTGTCCCGGCCTTTCCTCCCTGCAGCCATCACTAGAAGGAGCTGCCATCTGAGGAGACACAGCCCCACCCGGAGGAGGGCAGCTTCAGGGGTGAACAGGGATTAGCCATGGGGTGAGAGCAAGGCAGTGGGGACAAGATGATATGGGAAGAAAGAACTGTTTTGAATCCTCCCACAGTTTTGCCTTAACATGTGACTCTTCCCCATTTGAGAAGGGAGAGAGGCACCAACCCAGCATTACTCCAAGGTGGAGCATCATGGAGGAACCACAGAATAGATAACATAATGTTTGGCTTTTAAGCTCCACAGCTGCCATCCAGGTGCTAGTCTGGAAAGTTCTACAAGTAGTACTACTCGAGCGAGCATTTTTCTGGTCTGGGAGACCGGTTAGCAGCTTCCAAGCTGGGAAGGAAGGAGTGGAAATGGACAAGGATGTTGTGTCTGGATGCTGATGTGGAGCCTTTCAGGGCATcccagggagggggtggaggatggACGGATGATAAGCCCCCTCTTAAGGGCAGGAGCTGAAAGAGGAGGCACCTGCTGGACCTCTGGGTGGTGACAGCCCTGAGGATGCACTTGGGACTGGGGCGGGGGCGGCAGAGTGGAGATGAGCTGGGGAGGATTCCGGGGTCCGAGTGGCCCCGAGGCAGCCCAGTAGGTGTCTTCTGACCCAGAAGGGATGCAGGCATGGAGCCAACCTTCCCCATGGAGAAGGGGCTGGAATGGAACTGAGGGAGGGAGGACGGGGGCCTAAAGGGGTTTCAGGGTTGGGACAGGGGACACGTGGCAAGCGTGGCAGGGACCATGGAGACCAGGGAATTGCCCAGGACACCTGCTCAAGACGGTCCCGCCAGCAGGGCTGCAGTCCTGCCTCACACAGGGCCTCCTGCAAGGGTCCCAGGGTGTGGGAGACTGAGAGCTCCTCCCCAGCCTGCTCCCTCCTCAGGGACAGCTGCCCTGTTTCAAAGGGACTATTGGCTGAGAGGTGCCCCCAGGGCTTAAGGGTCAGCACCCTGAGCCCGCAGCCAGCTTCCTGCCATCAGGGGCCTTGTCACCTTTGCTGATAATAAACGCTGGGAAAAGCTGAGGCTggaaagagaaacacagagcaaaCCCCGAGAACCTACCTGGACTCACAAGGCTCCTTCAGCCCCAGTTGCCAGTGGAGCCCTGGAGCCTGCTGGCCTTCCAGTGGGCACTgccaggggtggggtgtgggCAAGAGGCACTGGATTTAAGGGAGGCTGGGGGTGTCACTCTGACTGTCCCTGAGTTTGTTCCCAACTTACTTCCCAAACTGGCCCTGCAATTTACACCTAAGGCTAAATGACAGCTTTGGATGCATTTAACGCCACAGAGGGAGGGCTTGGAGAAGGAGAGGCATGGGGGTtccagctgtgtggccctgggtaaGGCatgtgccctctctgggcctcagttcccccaccTGTAAAGCAAGAGGTTTGCCTGAGTTTCCCAAAAAGCCCCTCCTCCACTCTAATCTGTGAGCGTGGAAATGGTGCCCCGGTCAGAGCACATCCTAGATGTGGCTGAGCCCTGCCTGCCCAGCAGCCGGGCATGCTGGACTCGCAAGACGTGAGCCGGGAAAGTCATggctgggagaaaggaaggaaggaggaggggagatggACACTCAGAGTTACAGGGAGCCTGTGGGGCCTGGAGGAGACACTTCGTAGCTGgatgatcctgggcaagttacttcacagagtctcagtttccccatctgtgcacTGGGCTTAATACCTACTTTGTGTCAATTAAATGTCTGAAAGAATGAGAAGGGCTTATcagagggcctggcacatggcCCGCTCAGTTCATGCCAGCTGCCTGTTCCCCTCAAACAGGACCCAGAAGGCCCTGACCCCACTCTGGACATTAGCACGTGCAAGCTTGATTTGCTCCAGATCAGGGGTTGCAAGCCAGTTTGTACTGGAGGTGGCCCGGGgatgtgtttgtttttccttcacaGTGTTTTCATGAAGAGATGGTgtaaaattggtattatttcttctcgAAGTGTTTGGTAGCTGCAGGTTTTAATGTCACATGAAAATCCAGATTTTCAGCTCCTTTTGAAGCGTCAGGAGATCTGGTGTCACTGCGCTGCGTTCCTTAGGAGGGGGGGTAGCTGGAGCTGAGCAGCTTCTACGCCCTTTACGTTATAATGTTTttcattcttcatctctgtttagtattttctatattttcttattctcaTGTATAAGTGACATAAAGCAGGACTCTGATCATATCTCATGTGCCTGGTTTCCCCCCTTCAGCGTGGCCAGGCTTCCTGCCTGCTCACAGGCAcgtccacccccgccccccacccaggGAGCATCCACGTCCTCAACCTCAGATACAGCCTTCAACACATTTCACATGCTCTGAAACCATATTTAgacgtgtgtgtacatatatgcatatgtttgtAGGGCgtatctgtagattttttttcccccgatTATAATCATGAGACCATGTCATGCACACTGCACTGTGCTTTTCTACCATCCCCCGACAGATGCAGCTGGTCCTCTCCACTGGGCCTTGGTCCTCTCCATCTCCTTTActtatctccttccctcccagctcCTGTGGGCATTTGGACTGACCACCCTTCTCTAGTCAGGGAATCATACTCTGTGAGTCTCAGACACTGGGTGACCACAGGATTATGACAAGGGGTCCCTTGGATCAATGTGCCCATATGCTCTAGAGCAGGAGGTCGGCAAGCTTTTCtggaaactcttaaaaaaaaaatatgacaaagattatatttttcatttctggaaaTTAATCTTGTTCTCCTAGGGCTACTGCAACAAATGATCACAAgcctggtggcttaaaacaacagaaattcattctctcacaGCTTTGGAGGCCAGAATTTTGaaatcaagttgtcagcagggCTTTGCTGTCTCTGACGCCCCAGGGGAaggtccttcctttcctcttttagcTTCTGGAGGCCCCTTAGCTTGTGGCACTGTTACCGAACTCAGGCTCGGCGGCTCGTCCATCAAGAAGCCAAATactgagagacaagtgttgggcTTTGCCTAGAACAAGGTGCCGTTCACCTCTGTCAACATAATCGTCGCCAGCGCCTGTGCATCAGCCCATGTTGGGCAGTGAGTTGAAAAAAACACTAACGAACGTCTCCACCATGTTTTGTGGATCATCTCAGTACGGAGGATTGGCGTTTTTACAGCTTAGTAGGTCTGAGGCGGAAAAGGGAGTATAAGACCAATAACAGCCAACTGGCTGT from Eschrichtius robustus isolate mEscRob2 chromosome 1, mEscRob2.pri, whole genome shotgun sequence includes:
- the LOC137764283 gene encoding LOW QUALITY PROTEIN: myeloid-associated differentiation marker-like (The sequence of the model RefSeq protein was modified relative to this genomic sequence to represent the inferred CDS: deleted 1 base in 1 codon), encoding MDEPPSLSSCPLEGQQAPGLHWQLGLKEPWQLSLRREQAGEELSVSHTLGPLQEALCEAGLQPCWRDRLEQFHSSPFSMGKVGSMPASLLGQKTPTGLPRGHSDPGILPSSSPLCRPRPSPKCILRAVTTQRSSSEDHCHAFEETLVTMSTTTPSESPSSSLGSPFWILRLFRFLQLLSTCVAFSLVARVGTWSGAISNWYLFIWCFCFVVTLIILIVELCGLQSCFPLYWYNFSINHACHATLFCLSASIVFAITYIQFLPQGPTRDHAIAATAFSCIAAVAYATEVVWTWACYLPGELTSLMGTMHSLLKLLQNFVASVIFAFICSPHLCQPQPALVWCVAVYPICFLLGTMALLLGLVDCDNRQPIFCIFLLGLSLLSVLLYASALVLWPLYQFSKKFGGQPQRSSDVSCSDELPSTMCIYDQQLAVAILTAINLLTYVADTVYWACLVFVGTEDHPRGSQFPLFSEFFCPLPGCSEPSILVSPGPEGPGKQSSGVEAGEGPPHTKAATHSSPGVKHEFFTQWQGAAHCYQQHGIPQATW